Proteins encoded by one window of Mycolicibacterium sp. ND9-15:
- a CDS encoding amidase gives MVENVRFPTLTQQLFQLASGSLTSVELVARSLDAIAASQPALNAFRVVFTERALADAARADRKRAAGQDLSRYPLLGIPIAVKDDVDVAGVPTRFGADGNIRPAHQDAEVVRRLRAAGAVIVGKTNTCELGQWPFTSGPSFGHTRNPWSREHTPGGSSGGSAAAVAAGLVTAAIGSDGAGSVRIPAAWTHLVGIKPQRGRISTWPLPEAFNGITVNGVLARTVTDAALVLDAASGNVPGDRHQPPPVTVSEHVAQAPGPLRIAMSDRFPFTMFRARLDPEIEAAMAVVATQLEDLGHSVFAAHPDYSLEMSWNFLARSTSGLLDWADRLGHDVTFDKRTRANMLTGRLLSEHVLRKARAREARAHRRIGYIFNIADVVVAPTTAQPPPKVHDFDHLGGLATDRTMIKACPVTWPWNLLGWPSINVPAGLTSDGLPIGVQLMGPAHSEPLLVSLAAELEAINGWTMRQPEPWWLPEPAPDPEPKASGEPVTSPDRPKPQDVSDEVA, from the coding sequence ATGGTCGAAAACGTGCGATTCCCCACCCTGACTCAACAGCTCTTCCAGCTCGCGAGCGGCTCGCTCACGTCGGTGGAACTGGTTGCGCGCTCGCTCGACGCCATCGCCGCAAGCCAGCCGGCGCTGAACGCCTTCCGGGTCGTGTTCACCGAGCGGGCACTGGCCGACGCCGCCCGCGCGGATCGCAAACGTGCGGCCGGCCAGGATCTTTCACGATATCCGCTCTTGGGTATCCCGATCGCGGTCAAGGACGACGTCGACGTCGCCGGGGTGCCGACCCGGTTCGGGGCCGACGGCAACATCCGCCCCGCCCACCAGGACGCGGAGGTGGTGCGGCGGCTGCGGGCGGCCGGCGCTGTCATCGTCGGCAAGACCAACACCTGCGAGCTGGGTCAGTGGCCGTTCACCAGCGGGCCGTCGTTCGGCCACACCCGCAACCCGTGGTCACGCGAGCACACCCCCGGCGGGTCGTCGGGAGGCAGCGCCGCGGCGGTGGCGGCCGGACTGGTGACCGCCGCGATCGGTTCCGACGGTGCGGGCAGCGTGCGCATCCCCGCCGCGTGGACACATCTGGTCGGAATCAAACCGCAGCGCGGCCGCATCTCGACGTGGCCACTGCCGGAGGCGTTCAACGGCATCACCGTCAACGGTGTGCTGGCGCGCACGGTCACCGACGCCGCACTGGTGCTCGACGCGGCGTCCGGCAACGTCCCCGGCGACCGCCACCAGCCGCCGCCGGTGACGGTCTCGGAGCACGTGGCGCAGGCGCCCGGCCCGCTGCGGATCGCGATGTCGGACCGGTTTCCGTTCACGATGTTCCGGGCCAGGCTGGACCCCGAGATCGAAGCCGCGATGGCCGTCGTCGCCACCCAACTGGAGGACCTCGGGCACAGCGTCTTCGCAGCCCACCCCGACTACAGCCTCGAGATGTCATGGAACTTCCTGGCCCGGTCGACGTCGGGACTGCTCGACTGGGCCGACCGGCTCGGTCACGACGTGACCTTCGACAAGCGGACCAGGGCGAACATGCTCACGGGACGGCTGCTGTCCGAGCACGTGCTGCGGAAAGCCCGCGCCCGCGAGGCCCGCGCGCACCGCCGCATCGGCTACATCTTCAACATCGCCGACGTGGTGGTGGCGCCGACGACCGCGCAACCGCCGCCGAAGGTGCACGACTTCGATCACCTCGGTGGGCTGGCCACCGATCGCACGATGATCAAGGCCTGCCCGGTCACCTGGCCGTGGAATCTGCTGGGGTGGCCCTCGATCAACGTGCCCGCCGGGCTCACCTCCGACGGCCTGCCGATCGGCGTGCAGCTGATGGGACCGGCGCACAGTGAACCGTTGCTGGTCTCGCTGGCCGCGGAGTTGGAGGCGATCAACGGCTGGACGATGCGCCAGCCGGAGCCGTGGTGGCTCCCCGAACCGGCGCCCGACCCTGAGCCGAAGGCCTCCGGCGAACCCGTAACGAGTCCCGACCGGCCAAAACCCCAGGACGTCTCCGACGAGGTCGCGTAA
- the recO gene encoding DNA repair protein RecO — translation MRLYRDRAVVLRQHKLGEADRIVTLLTREHGLVRAVAKGVRRTRSKFGARLEPFAHIDVQLHPGRNLDIVTQVQAIDAFATDIVSDYGRYTCACAVLETAERLAGEERAPMPALHRLTVAALRAVADGGRPRELVLDAYLLRAMGIAGWAPALTECARCAAPGPHRAFHVAAGGSVCVHCRPSGSVTPPQGVLDLMTALHDGDWDYAQTSNASHRSQASGLVAAHLQWHLERQLRTLPLVERVYRVDRTLADHRTSVAADQHVSLVGNDVAHGNRTGWAEEEGPGDLPTAAPGA, via the coding sequence ATGCGGCTGTACAGGGACCGGGCGGTGGTGCTGCGCCAGCACAAGCTCGGCGAGGCCGACCGGATCGTGACCCTTCTCACCCGCGAGCACGGCTTGGTGCGGGCGGTGGCCAAGGGGGTGCGGCGCACCCGCAGCAAGTTCGGCGCCAGGCTGGAGCCGTTCGCGCACATCGACGTTCAGCTGCATCCGGGCCGCAACCTCGACATCGTCACCCAGGTGCAGGCCATCGACGCGTTCGCCACCGACATCGTCAGCGACTACGGCCGCTACACCTGCGCGTGCGCTGTGCTGGAGACCGCCGAACGTCTGGCCGGTGAGGAACGCGCCCCGATGCCCGCGCTGCACCGGCTGACGGTGGCCGCGTTGCGGGCGGTGGCCGACGGCGGTCGGCCCCGCGAGCTCGTGTTGGACGCGTACTTGTTGCGGGCCATGGGGATCGCCGGATGGGCCCCGGCGCTGACCGAATGCGCCCGCTGCGCTGCACCGGGTCCACACCGGGCCTTCCACGTGGCGGCCGGTGGCAGCGTATGCGTGCACTGCCGGCCGTCCGGGTCGGTGACGCCGCCTCAGGGTGTGCTGGACCTGATGACCGCCCTGCACGACGGGGACTGGGACTACGCCCAGACGTCGAACGCGTCGCACCGCAGCCAGGCCAGCGGTTTGGTGGCCGCGCATCTGCAGTGGCATCTGGAACGCCAGCTACGGACGTTGCCGCTGGTCGAGCGGGTGTACCGGGTGGACAGAACCCTGGCCGATCACCGCACCTCGGTGGCTGCCGACCAGCATGTGTCGCTGGTCGGGAATGATGTGGCACATGGCAACCGAACGGGCTGGGCGGAGGAGGAAGGCCCAGGGGACCTACCCACAGCTGCCCCCGGCGCCTGA
- a CDS encoding decaprenyl diphosphate synthase gives MATERAGRRRKAQGTYPQLPPAPDDYPTFPDKSTWPVVFPEIPAGTNGRFARPPQHTSKAAAPRIPADQVPKHVAVVMDGNGRWATQRGLHRTEGHKMGEAVLIDITCGAIEIGIKHLTVYAFSTENWNRSSEEVRFLMGFNREVVRRRRENLNDMGVRMRWVGSRPRMWRSVTKEFDIAEQMTVGNDVITINYCVNYGGRTEIVEATRELAQLAVDGKIKPNRISEATFAKHLHRSDIPDVDLFIRTSGEQRASNFLLWQAAYAEFVFQDKLWPDYDRRDLWAACEEYVNRNRRFGRAE, from the coding sequence ATGGCAACCGAACGGGCTGGGCGGAGGAGGAAGGCCCAGGGGACCTACCCACAGCTGCCCCCGGCGCCTGACGACTACCCGACGTTTCCCGACAAGTCGACGTGGCCCGTCGTCTTTCCCGAAATTCCCGCGGGCACCAACGGCCGGTTCGCCCGCCCGCCCCAGCACACCTCGAAGGCAGCCGCGCCGCGGATCCCGGCCGACCAGGTGCCCAAGCACGTCGCCGTCGTCATGGACGGCAACGGGCGCTGGGCCACCCAGCGTGGCCTGCACCGCACCGAGGGGCACAAGATGGGGGAGGCTGTACTCATCGACATCACTTGCGGCGCAATCGAAATCGGTATCAAGCACCTAACGGTGTACGCGTTCTCCACCGAGAACTGGAACCGCAGCAGCGAGGAGGTGCGGTTTCTGATGGGGTTCAACCGGGAAGTGGTGCGCCGTCGCCGGGAGAACCTCAACGACATGGGCGTGCGGATGCGCTGGGTCGGCTCGCGACCACGCATGTGGCGCAGCGTGACCAAGGAGTTCGATATCGCCGAGCAGATGACCGTCGGCAACGACGTCATCACGATCAACTACTGCGTCAACTACGGCGGCCGCACCGAGATCGTCGAGGCGACGCGCGAGCTCGCGCAGTTGGCCGTCGACGGCAAGATCAAGCCGAACCGCATCAGCGAAGCCACCTTCGCCAAGCATCTGCACCGCTCCGACATCCCCGACGTCGACCTGTTCATCCGGACCTCGGGGGAGCAGCGAGCCAGCAACTTCCTGCTGTGGCAGGCGGCCTACGCTGAGTTCGTGTTTCAGGACAAGTTGTGGCCGGACTACGACCGCCGCGATCTGTGGGCGGCGTGCGAGGAGTACGTCAACCGCAACCGGCGCTTCGGCAGAGCCGAATGA
- a CDS encoding Fur family transcriptional regulator: MSVTKLRSTRQRAAIAALLENLDEFRSAQELHDELRRRGEGIGLTTVYRTLQQMAAAGVVDTLRTDTGESVYRHCSEDHHHHLVCRACGSTVEIQGGDVETWAADIAHEHGFSDVSHTIEIFGVCGGCASGNGSAD; the protein is encoded by the coding sequence ATGAGCGTGACGAAACTCCGGTCGACCCGTCAGCGCGCGGCGATCGCGGCACTGCTGGAGAACCTCGACGAGTTCCGGTCGGCCCAGGAGTTGCACGACGAGCTGCGGCGGCGCGGCGAGGGCATCGGGCTGACCACCGTCTACCGCACCCTGCAGCAGATGGCGGCCGCGGGCGTCGTCGACACGTTGCGCACCGACACCGGCGAGTCGGTGTACCGGCACTGCTCAGAGGATCACCATCACCACCTGGTGTGCCGGGCGTGCGGTTCCACCGTGGAGATCCAGGGTGGAGATGTCGAAACCTGGGCCGCCGACATCGCTCACGAACACGGGTTCTCCGATGTCAGCCACACGATCGAAATCTTCGGTGTCTGCGGCGGCTGCGCGTCGGGGAACGGTTCAGCCGACTAA
- a CDS encoding ArsR/SmtB family transcription factor codes for MKTVSSLAGGLPGTAEDSHAHSGAPFPELPPRDVLDTSGDLLRALAAPVRIAIVLQLRESARCVHELVDALAVPQPLVSQHLRILKAAGVVSGERSGREVMYRLVDHHLADIVVAAVTHAAEAGE; via the coding sequence ATGAAAACCGTTTCCAGTTTGGCTGGCGGGCTGCCCGGCACCGCGGAGGACTCGCACGCACACAGCGGCGCACCGTTTCCCGAGCTGCCGCCGCGCGATGTGCTCGACACCTCCGGCGACCTGCTGCGGGCGCTGGCCGCGCCGGTGCGGATCGCGATCGTCCTGCAGTTGCGGGAGTCGGCGCGCTGCGTGCACGAACTCGTCGACGCGCTGGCGGTGCCCCAGCCGTTGGTGAGCCAGCATCTGCGGATCCTCAAGGCAGCGGGCGTGGTTTCCGGCGAGCGGTCCGGACGCGAAGTGATGTACCGCCTCGTCGATCATCACCTCGCCGACATCGTCGTCGCAGCGGTGACACACGCTGCCGAGGCCGGCGAATGA
- a CDS encoding glycine--tRNA ligase: protein MAHSSAIIDTVANLAKRRGLVYQSGEIYGGTRSAWDYGPLGVELKENIKRQWWRSVVTSRDDVVGLDSAIILPREVWVASGHLDVFHDPLVECLNCHKRHRQDHMQEAYAEKKGIADPESVAMTEIACPDCGTKGQWTEPRDFNMMLKTYLGPIETEEGLHYLRPETAQGIFVNFTNVVTTQRKKPPFGIAQTGKSFRNEITPGNFIFRTREFEQMEMEFFVEPSTAREWHQYWIDERLQWYVELGIDRDNLRLYEHPKEKLSHYSERTVDIEYKFGFQGNPWGELEGIANRTDFDLSTHAKHSGVDLSYYDQANDTRYVPFVIEPAAGLTRSFMAFLVDAYAEDEAPNAKGGVDKRTVLRLDPRLAPVKAAVLPLSRNEALSPKARDLAAELRKYWNVDFDDAGAIGRRYRRQDEIGTPFCVTVDFDSLEDQAVTIRERDAMTQDRVALDNVSEYLAARLPGC, encoded by the coding sequence GTGGCTCACTCTTCCGCGATCATCGATACCGTGGCGAACCTGGCCAAGCGGCGCGGTCTGGTCTACCAATCCGGGGAGATCTACGGCGGCACCAGGTCGGCATGGGATTACGGCCCGCTCGGGGTGGAACTCAAAGAGAACATCAAGCGCCAGTGGTGGCGGTCCGTGGTTACCAGCCGCGACGACGTCGTCGGCCTCGACTCGGCGATCATCCTGCCCCGCGAGGTGTGGGTGGCGTCGGGGCATCTCGACGTGTTCCATGATCCGCTGGTCGAGTGCCTCAACTGCCACAAGCGTCATCGGCAGGACCACATGCAGGAGGCGTATGCGGAGAAGAAGGGGATCGCCGATCCCGAGTCCGTGGCGATGACCGAGATCGCCTGCCCGGACTGCGGCACCAAGGGGCAGTGGACCGAACCGCGCGACTTCAACATGATGCTCAAGACCTACCTCGGGCCGATCGAGACCGAGGAGGGGTTGCATTACCTGCGGCCCGAGACCGCGCAGGGCATCTTCGTCAACTTCACCAATGTGGTTACCACGCAACGCAAGAAGCCGCCGTTCGGGATCGCCCAGACGGGTAAGAGCTTCCGCAACGAGATCACGCCGGGCAACTTCATCTTCCGGACGCGGGAGTTCGAGCAGATGGAGATGGAGTTCTTCGTCGAGCCGTCGACCGCCCGCGAATGGCACCAGTACTGGATCGACGAGCGGTTGCAGTGGTACGTCGAACTCGGCATCGACCGCGACAACCTCCGGCTCTACGAGCACCCGAAGGAGAAGCTGTCGCACTACTCCGAGCGCACGGTCGACATCGAGTACAAGTTCGGCTTCCAGGGAAACCCGTGGGGGGAGCTCGAGGGCATAGCCAACCGCACCGACTTCGACTTGTCCACCCACGCAAAGCATTCCGGTGTCGACCTGTCGTACTACGACCAGGCCAACGACACGCGCTACGTGCCGTTCGTCATCGAGCCGGCGGCCGGGCTGACGCGGTCGTTCATGGCGTTTCTGGTCGATGCCTACGCCGAGGACGAGGCACCCAATGCCAAGGGCGGCGTCGACAAGCGCACGGTGCTGCGGTTGGATCCGCGCCTCGCGCCGGTCAAAGCCGCGGTGCTGCCGCTTTCGCGCAACGAGGCGCTGTCGCCGAAGGCTCGCGACCTCGCGGCGGAACTGCGCAAGTACTGGAATGTCGACTTCGACGACGCCGGCGCGATCGGTCGGCGCTACCGTCGCCAGGACGAGATCGGCACCCCGTTCTGCGTGACGGTCGATTTCGACTCACTCGAGGACCAGGCCGTCACGATCCGCGAGCGCGACGCGATGACCCAGGACCGGGTCGCCCTCGACAATGTGAGCGAATACCTGGCCGCCCGGTTGCCGGGTTGCTGA
- a CDS encoding DUF6777 domain-containing protein, whose protein sequence is MADHPSSHDDSTPENTSEQEVTQASPTQSQPTVHRDEADSGAPTEMIGRVKTGPGLRDRTTRRVLMVSAAVVLVATLAFGLTQIIRKDAPPVVEETAAAEVFLEPADSAGDSPFAPTSFATAQPDPTTPGTDPLGPPPAAPPPAPDGQAAPMTLRTANGDLPGLYGGTLDTTTCDVELMINYLDANQNKAKAWASVHRVAPNQIRAYVTELTPVLLRTDTRVTDHGYIEVAQAIPRQAVLQAGTAVLVDKYGSPRARCISGSPLLDPIAVTTPAPRRAGNAPVPPPARPAWNAAVPPPARPGAPVAVQPVAAPARARVVFVGPRWPRFDPLTIVVIRRVARAIEWFLLWDFRRGTLFARRIGNLIRDIANLFDPRLARIVPANLLANLRAGRPALVPPPLQPPLPRGPARQAPGAPAPAAPAPGAPAPAVPAPGQAPAAPAPGQAPAAPAPGQAPAAPQGPAPAPQAPQAPAPVQQPAAPPVAPPPVFVDDGPVSVPPPLVDSWDEPPVADPGISGGHPEGIVPQQPMPAGDMPEHQPQIADSTPSDGGYAPGHVSEDPGVYVPPVDGSNTNPDYPELPAPSSGGHDTAPIQDAPAEIPQDTGSYDDPGYQQPLAPDSGGHETAPIQDAPAELPQDSGGYTSPDYGSLPGASDSGGDPGGSLQCDPVLNPC, encoded by the coding sequence ATGGCAGATCACCCGTCGTCTCACGACGACTCAACACCCGAGAACACGTCTGAACAAGAGGTGACCCAAGCGTCGCCGACACAGTCGCAGCCCACCGTGCACCGCGACGAAGCCGACAGTGGCGCCCCAACCGAGATGATCGGACGGGTGAAAACCGGTCCTGGGCTCCGCGACCGCACCACCAGGCGGGTGCTCATGGTCTCCGCCGCCGTCGTCCTCGTCGCGACCTTGGCCTTCGGCCTCACCCAGATCATTCGGAAGGATGCGCCACCTGTGGTCGAGGAGACCGCTGCGGCCGAGGTGTTCCTGGAACCGGCCGACTCAGCCGGTGACAGCCCCTTCGCTCCGACATCATTCGCGACAGCGCAGCCCGACCCGACCACTCCCGGCACTGACCCGCTCGGGCCGCCTCCGGCAGCGCCGCCCCCTGCGCCGGACGGCCAGGCCGCGCCGATGACACTGCGCACGGCCAACGGCGACCTGCCGGGCCTATACGGCGGCACGCTCGACACGACGACGTGTGACGTCGAGCTGATGATCAACTATCTCGATGCGAATCAGAACAAGGCCAAGGCATGGGCAAGCGTGCACCGCGTCGCACCGAACCAGATCAGGGCCTACGTCACCGAGCTCACGCCCGTGCTGCTGCGAACCGACACTCGCGTCACCGACCACGGATACATCGAGGTGGCACAGGCGATTCCGCGGCAAGCGGTGCTGCAGGCCGGAACCGCGGTGCTCGTCGACAAGTACGGCTCGCCGCGCGCGCGCTGTATCTCCGGCAGCCCGTTGCTGGACCCGATAGCGGTAACAACCCCTGCGCCCCGGCGCGCGGGCAACGCGCCCGTTCCGCCCCCGGCTCGGCCCGCCTGGAACGCGGCCGTTCCGCCTCCGGCCCGGCCCGGGGCGCCCGTGGCAGTTCAGCCAGTGGCCGCGCCTGCACGTGCCCGGGTCGTTTTCGTCGGTCCGCGGTGGCCCCGCTTCGACCCGCTGACGATCGTGGTGATCAGGCGAGTCGCCAGAGCCATCGAGTGGTTCCTGCTGTGGGATTTCCGCCGGGGGACGTTGTTCGCCCGCCGGATCGGCAACCTGATCCGCGACATCGCCAACCTCTTCGACCCGCGCCTCGCAAGGATTGTTCCGGCGAACCTTCTCGCGAACCTGCGGGCCGGCAGGCCGGCGCTGGTTCCGCCACCGCTGCAACCGCCTTTGCCACGAGGTCCCGCGCGCCAGGCCCCAGGCGCACCAGCCCCGGCCGCACCGGCCCCAGGCGCACCAGCCCCGGCCGTGCCGGCTCCGGGTCAGGCACCGGCCGCGCCGGCTCCGGGTCAGGCACCGGCCGCGCCGGCTCCGGGTCAGGCACCGGCGGCGCCGCAGGGACCCGCGCCCGCGCCCCAGGCCCCGCAAGCACCCGCACCGGTGCAGCAGCCTGCAGCGCCACCGGTCGCTCCACCCCCGGTATTCGTCGACGACGGTCCGGTATCGGTTCCGCCTCCGCTCGTCGACAGCTGGGATGAACCGCCGGTCGCGGACCCGGGGATCTCCGGTGGGCATCCCGAAGGGATAGTTCCGCAACAGCCGATGCCCGCCGGCGACATGCCCGAGCACCAACCGCAGATCGCCGACAGCACGCCGTCCGATGGCGGCTACGCACCCGGCCACGTCTCGGAGGACCCGGGCGTATACGTACCGCCCGTGGACGGCTCGAACACCAATCCCGACTATCCGGAGTTGCCGGCGCCGAGTTCGGGCGGGCACGATACGGCGCCGATCCAGGACGCCCCAGCCGAGATCCCGCAGGACACCGGCTCGTATGACGATCCCGGATATCAGCAGCCCCTGGCACCGGATTCGGGCGGGCATGAAACCGCGCCCATCCAGGACGCCCCGGCCGAGCTTCCGCAAGATTCCGGCGGTTACACATCGCCCGACTACGGCAGCCTGCCCGGTGCTTCCGACAGCGGTGGCGACCCGGGTGGCAGCCTGCAGTGCGATCCGGTTCTCAATCCGTGTTAG
- a CDS encoding AAA family ATPase: MTKLESPEFADVVAFLVSAAQQVSGLVVEGEPGIGKTTLWGATIEQARNQGFRVLSARAGSAEVVLTLAVLADLFGEVEADVLTELPQVQSVAVERLIEQAGESPATNERVLGSAFLTVVERLATHAPVLIAIDDVQWLDASSEAALSFAVRRLKGTVGVLLTARSDAAGPQAASWLQLRRADGVDRIRVSPLTLGGLHALFSARLGRSLPRPTMVRIADISRGNPFYALELARTIDDPAAGIEPMLPGSLSALVRARLAGLEEDVGAVLLAAATATTPTVQLLARATDMDASRVVELLDQAEARGIVRVDCSRIHFTHPLLARGIYTDAGHAARRAVHRRLAEVVAQPDLRARHLALSAATADPESLAALDAAAEATRVRGAPAAAAELVDLAIRLGGDTTHRRILAASLHFRAGDVRRSRAVLEPAIATLEPSALRATALNLLAATRIYDDSFVEAAELLEGALGEAEANTSLLAQTYLALSLAQAMTGKFNEAVHSAQNAVTRAEECGHTGLISQTLSFWVSLKCMYGLGLDEPSLHRALALERLDKDVPISFRASAASALVLAWVGRLEEARAQMIRVRRHCLERGAESDMMWIASYSTLIDIWLGRFADAALLAEDTIERAQQLDGLNMIVIARLVRTAVAAYTGAEEQARAEASEAIEGARECDATYLTEWPIMSLGFLEVSLGNYAEALSTLQPLLDSFDTTPGTELMTSAYLPDAIEAMIALGRSSDAEPLIDALERNGSDLDRPWMLAVGARCRGMWLAAKGDLEAADDAVRQAIKHHRRLPMPFELARTQLLLGQLERRQRHREAGAATLRKALTAFETMGTPLWAERARTALARTAPSPGSVLIPSEQQIAELAASGMSNQDIAATLFISAKTVEANLTRIYRKLEIRSRAQLTSHLQTP; encoded by the coding sequence GTGACCAAACTGGAGTCTCCGGAGTTCGCCGACGTCGTCGCCTTCTTGGTGTCGGCCGCTCAGCAGGTGTCCGGTCTGGTGGTCGAGGGCGAGCCGGGAATCGGCAAGACGACGTTGTGGGGCGCCACCATTGAGCAGGCCCGAAACCAAGGGTTCCGGGTGTTGTCGGCGCGCGCGGGGTCGGCCGAGGTGGTGCTCACTCTCGCGGTGTTGGCGGACCTGTTCGGCGAAGTCGAGGCCGATGTGCTGACCGAGTTGCCGCAGGTCCAAAGTGTCGCGGTGGAAAGACTCATCGAGCAGGCCGGCGAAAGCCCCGCGACCAACGAACGGGTGCTGGGCTCGGCGTTCCTGACGGTGGTCGAGCGCCTCGCGACACATGCGCCGGTGCTAATCGCAATCGACGATGTGCAGTGGCTGGACGCGTCGAGCGAGGCCGCACTTTCGTTCGCGGTCCGGCGGCTCAAGGGAACGGTCGGGGTCCTGCTGACGGCGCGTTCGGATGCTGCCGGGCCTCAGGCAGCCTCGTGGTTGCAGTTGAGAAGAGCCGACGGCGTCGACCGGATTCGGGTGAGTCCGCTGACTCTGGGCGGTCTGCACGCGCTGTTCTCGGCCCGGCTGGGTCGATCGCTGCCCCGCCCGACAATGGTGCGGATCGCCGACATCTCCCGCGGCAACCCGTTCTACGCTCTCGAACTGGCGCGCACCATCGACGACCCTGCGGCCGGGATCGAGCCGATGCTGCCCGGTAGTTTGAGCGCGCTGGTGCGGGCCCGACTGGCCGGCCTGGAGGAGGACGTCGGCGCTGTGCTGCTTGCCGCGGCGACCGCCACGACGCCAACGGTCCAACTGCTGGCCCGGGCCACCGACATGGATGCCTCGCGTGTGGTCGAACTGCTCGATCAGGCCGAGGCCCGCGGCATCGTCCGCGTCGACTGCTCACGAATCCACTTCACCCACCCGCTCTTGGCCAGGGGCATATACACCGACGCCGGTCACGCCGCACGCCGCGCAGTGCACCGCAGGCTGGCCGAGGTCGTCGCCCAGCCCGACTTGCGCGCTCGCCATCTCGCGTTGTCCGCCGCGACCGCTGACCCCGAGTCGCTGGCGGCGCTGGACGCGGCCGCTGAGGCGACCCGCGTCCGGGGCGCACCCGCGGCAGCGGCCGAGTTGGTCGATCTTGCAATCAGGCTCGGCGGTGACACCACGCACCGCCGCATTCTGGCGGCCAGTTTGCACTTCCGGGCGGGCGATGTCCGACGTTCCCGCGCAGTCCTTGAGCCGGCCATCGCAACGCTTGAACCCAGCGCGCTCCGAGCCACCGCACTGAATCTGCTCGCCGCCACCCGGATCTACGACGACAGCTTCGTCGAAGCTGCCGAGTTGCTCGAGGGCGCGCTGGGCGAGGCGGAAGCCAATACGTCGCTGCTGGCCCAAACATATCTGGCCTTGTCGTTGGCTCAGGCCATGACGGGCAAGTTCAACGAGGCCGTGCACAGCGCTCAGAATGCCGTCACCCGCGCCGAAGAATGCGGTCACACCGGACTGATCAGCCAGACGCTGTCCTTCTGGGTGTCGCTGAAGTGTATGTACGGACTAGGCCTCGACGAGCCGAGTCTGCACCGCGCGCTGGCACTGGAAAGACTCGACAAGGACGTGCCGATCAGCTTTCGTGCGAGCGCGGCGAGCGCGCTGGTGCTGGCCTGGGTGGGGCGGCTCGAGGAAGCCCGCGCGCAGATGATCCGCGTGCGGCGGCACTGCCTCGAACGCGGCGCCGAGAGCGACATGATGTGGATCGCGAGCTACAGCACGCTCATCGACATCTGGTTGGGCCGCTTCGCCGATGCGGCGCTGCTCGCCGAGGACACCATCGAACGCGCCCAACAACTCGACGGTCTCAACATGATCGTCATCGCCAGGCTGGTCCGGACAGCGGTCGCGGCTTACACCGGAGCCGAGGAGCAAGCGCGCGCAGAGGCTAGCGAGGCCATCGAAGGCGCGCGGGAATGCGATGCCACCTACCTGACTGAGTGGCCGATCATGAGCTTGGGGTTCCTGGAGGTCTCACTTGGCAACTACGCCGAAGCGTTGTCGACTCTGCAGCCGCTGCTCGACAGTTTCGACACCACGCCGGGGACCGAGCTCATGACCTCGGCCTACCTTCCCGACGCCATCGAGGCGATGATCGCGCTGGGCCGGTCCAGCGACGCCGAACCGCTGATCGACGCCCTCGAACGCAACGGCAGCGACTTGGATCGCCCATGGATGCTGGCGGTCGGAGCCCGCTGCCGCGGAATGTGGCTGGCCGCGAAAGGTGACCTGGAGGCCGCCGACGATGCGGTGCGCCAGGCGATCAAGCACCATCGACGCTTACCCATGCCTTTCGAGCTGGCCCGGACCCAACTGCTGCTGGGCCAACTCGAGCGTCGGCAACGCCACCGCGAAGCCGGCGCCGCGACCCTGCGCAAGGCGCTGACGGCATTCGAGACTATGGGGACCCCGCTCTGGGCCGAGCGGGCGCGCACCGCACTCGCCCGCACGGCGCCGAGCCCGGGGTCCGTCCTCATCCCCTCCGAACAGCAGATCGCCGAGCTGGCCGCGTCGGGCATGAGCAATCAAGACATCGCCGCAACTCTGTTCATCAGCGCCAAGACCGTCGAGGCCAACCTGACTCGCATCTATCGCAAGCTCGAAATTCGGTCCCGGGCCCAACTGACTTCTCACCTGCAGACGCCATAG